In one window of Solanum pennellii chromosome 2, SPENNV200 DNA:
- the LOC107008791 gene encoding probable methyltransferase PMT27 isoform X1 yields MPTTRARLGRRPSSSSYSSTITTIVFVSLCVLGVWLLTSTSVVPPKSTSRTATTDSTSSSFTSTIMNAHKTISNAVKPTPVFKDSQGDLPDDALKTGDANRPQDTSEIDKLQTDVSSDITKDSGGGGGGDALNVNVDQSLQGNENVKPEMEKKNVNPVVAENAQGLHGTESVDEQEKQKQLETQTSEESSITHKQEAEQITAATGKTTTGKEKAEEDVSLDSGNDAHGVATDNTKNLLSDHEQQKRLEQHQQQEDDQMQQKQKQPEEHTQGVTSKDQIKHDEAPLLKDVKIQNDHKAPVNLTNNPPVLKNENNKTEMIVPKESKESKKAWSTQADQSVNQKERRTVGKNNQDSSVPEQNWQLCEVEALADYIPCLDNEDAIKKLKSTKHYEHRERHCPQEPPTCLVPLPEGYKPSIEWPTSRDKIWYHNVPHTLLAEVKGHQNWVKVSGEFLTFPGGGTQFIHGALHYLDFVQEAVPDIAWGKRTRTVLDVGCGVASFGGYLFERDVLAMSFAPKDEHEAQVQFALERGIPAISAVMGTQRLPFPSGVFDLVHCARCRVPWHEEGGALLLELNRVLRPGGYFAWSATPVYQTLEEDVEIWKGKVHLFLSFNAIRVKLTLFFSFPFFGYLLPEMSNLTVAMCWELITIKKDKLNSAGVAIYHKSDTNECYDQRKQNKPPMCKQDDDPNAAWYVPFNSCMHRVPSKETERGYRWPVEWPERLQTPPYWLNRSQIGIYGKPAPDDFKADLEHWKRLISKVYMKGLGISWSNVRNAMDMRAVYGGFAAALRDLKLWVVNVVNVNAPDTLPIIYERGLFGIYHDWCESFSTYPRTYDLLHADHLFSQLKKRCKIVAVMAEVDRIVRPGGKLIVRDDSATTKEVENLLKSLHWEIRKTIYQNQVGILSAQKTFWRPNATAAPT; encoded by the exons atgcCAACAACAAGAGCTCGTTTGGGCAGAAGACCATCCTCTTCTTCGTATTCATCAACTATTACTACCATAGTGTTTGTGTCATTATGTGTGTTGGGAGTATGGCTTCTAACCTCCACCTCTGTTGTTCCTCCCAAATCCACCTCTCGAACGGCCACGACCGattctacttcttcttcttttacttcCACAATTATGAATGCACACAAGACCATTTCTAACGCTGTAAAACCAACTCCTGTTTTCAAAGACTCACAAGGAGACCTTCCTGATGATGCCCTTAAAACTGGTGATGCTAACCGGCCTCAGGATACTAGCGAAATTGACAAGCTACAGACAGATGTCTCATCAGATATTACAAAGGATTCtggaggtggaggtggaggAGATGCTTTGAATGTGAATGTTGATCAATCATTGCAAGGTAATGAAAATGTAAAACCAGAGATGGAGAAGAAAAATGTGAATCCAGTTGTGGCAGAGAACGCTCAGGGATTGCATGGAACCGAATCTGTTGACGAGCAAGAGAAGCAGAAACAATTGGAGACACAAACGTCTGAAGAAAGTTCCATCACTCACAAGCAAGAAGCTGAGCAAATAACTGCAGCAACAGGAAAAACAACAACCGGAAAAGAAAAGGCTGAAGAGGACGTCTCTTTAGATTCAGGAAATGATGCCCATGGAGTTGCAACAGATAACACCAAGAACTTATTGTCAGATCACGAGCAACAAAAACGACTTGAGCAGCATCAACAACAAGAAGATGACCAAATGCAACAGAAACAGAAACAACCAGAAGAACATACTCAAGGGGTAACCAGTAAAGATCAAATCAAACATGATGAAGCACCTTTACTAAAAGATGTTAAGATTCAAAATGATCACAAGGCTCCCGTAAACTTAACTAATAACCCACCTGTTCTGAAGAATGAAAATAACAAGACCGAAATGATTGTACCAAAAGAGTCTAAAGAATCAAAGAAGGCCTGGTCGACACAAGCTGATCAGTCAGTGAACCAGAAAGAAAGACGAACAGTTGGTAAAAATAACCAAGACAGCAGCGTCCCCGAACAGAATTGGCAGCTATGCGAGGTGGAAGCCCTTGCAGACTACATACCATGTTTAGACAATGAAGACGCAATAAAGAAGCTAAAATCCACAAAACATTATGAACATCGTGAAAGACATTGTCCTCAGGAACCTCCTACCTGTCTCGTCCCCTTGCCTGAGGGATACAAGCCATCAATTGAGTGGCCTACAAGCAGAGATAAG ATATGGTACCATAATGTGCCTCATACATTGTTAGCAGAGGTGAAGGGGCACCAAAACTGGGTGAAGGTTTCTGGTGAATTCCTTACTTTCCCAGGTGGAGGTACTCAGTTTATCCATGGAGCATTGCATTACCTAGATTTTGTACAAGAG GCAGTTCCAGATATAGCATGGGGAAAGCGCACTAGAACAGTATTAGATGTTGGCTGTGGAGTCGCTAGTTTTGGTGGTTATCTTTTCGAGAGAGATGTTCTAGCAATGTCTTTCGCACCTAAAGATGAACATGAGGCACAAGTTCAATTCGCACTGGAAAGGGGAATACCTGCAATATCTGCTGTGATGGGTACTCAGAGATTGCCATTTCCAAGTGGAGTTTTTGACCTTGTGCATTGTGCACGCTGCAGAGTCCCTTGGCATGAGGAAG GTGGTGCTCTTCTCCTGGAACTGAATCGTGTTCTTCGCCCCGGAGGTTACTTTGCCTGGTCTGCAACTCCCGTCTACCAAACTCTGGAAGAAGATGTCGAGATATGGAAGGGTAAGGTTCATTTGTTTCTATCCTTTAATGCCATTAGAGTAAAATTGAcgctttttttttccttccccTTCTTCGGTTATCTATTACCAGAAATGTCTAACTTGACGGTGGCCATGTGCTGGGAGCTTATCACAATAAAGAAGGATAAACTAAACTCTGCTGGTGTTGCCATCTACCACAAATCAGACACAAATGAATGCTACGATCAAAGGAAACAAAACAAACCTCCAATGTGTAAACAAGATGATGATCCTAATGCTGCCTG GTATGTCCCCTTCAATTCATGTATGCATAGGGTGCCAAGTAAAGAAACGGAAAGAGGATATCGGTGGCCTGTAGAGTGGCCTGAGCGACTGCAGACACCTCCATACTGGCTAAACCGATCACAAATTGGAATTTATGGAAAGCCAGCACCAGATGACTTCAAAGCAGATTTAGAACATTGGAAACGTTTGATAAGCAAGGTGTATATGAAAGGACTAGGAATTAGCTGGTCAAATGTGAGAAATGCCATGGACATGAGAGCAGTATATGGAGG GTTTGCTGCAGCACTTAGAGATCTCAAACTGTGGGTTGTGAATGTGGTGAATGTCAATGCACCAGATACACTTCCCATAATATATGAACGTGGTCTTTTTGGAATTTATCATGATTGGTGTGAATCATTTAGTACATACCCAAGGACGTACGATCTTCTACATGCTGATCATCTTTTCTCCCAGTTGAAGAAGAG GTGCAAAATTGTTGCTGTAATGGCAGAGGTTGACAGAATAGTTAGACCTGGAGGTAAATTGATTGTCCGTGATGACTCTGCTACAACTAAGGAAGTAGAAAACTTACTCAAGTCTCTGCATTGGGAAATCCGAAAGACCATCTACCAGAACCAAGTCGGAATACTAAGTGCACAGAAGACTTTCTGGCGGCCAAACGCTACTGCTGCACCTACATGA
- the LOC107008791 gene encoding probable methyltransferase PMT27 isoform X2 gives MPTTRARLGRRPSSSSYSSTITTIVFVSLCVLGVWLLTSTSVVPPKSTSRTATTDSTSSSFTSTIMNAHKTISNAVKPTPVFKDSQGDLPDDALKTGDANRPQDTSEIDKLQTDVSSDITKDSGGGGGGDALNVNVDQSLQGNENVKPEMEKKNVNPVVAENAQGLHGTESVDEQEKQKQLETQTSEESSITHKQEAEQITAATGKTTTGKEKAEEDVSLDSGNDAHGVATDNTKNLLSDHEQQKRLEQHQQQEDDQMQQKQKQPEEHTQGVTSKDQIKHDEAPLLKDVKIQNDHKAPVNLTNNPPVLKNENNKTEMIVPKESKESKKAWSTQADQSVNQKERRTVGKNNQDSSVPEQNWQLCEVEALADYIPCLDNEDAIKKLKSTKHYEHRERHCPQEPPTCLVPLPEGYKPSIEWPTSRDKIWYHNVPHTLLAEVKGHQNWVKVSGEFLTFPGGGTQFIHGALHYLDFVQEAVPDIAWGKRTRTVLDVGCGVASFGGYLFERDVLAMSFAPKDEHEAQVQFALERGIPAISAVMGTQRLPFPSGVFDLVHCARCRVPWHEEGGALLLELNRVLRPGGYFAWSATPVYQTLEEDVEIWKEMSNLTVAMCWELITIKKDKLNSAGVAIYHKSDTNECYDQRKQNKPPMCKQDDDPNAAWYVPFNSCMHRVPSKETERGYRWPVEWPERLQTPPYWLNRSQIGIYGKPAPDDFKADLEHWKRLISKVYMKGLGISWSNVRNAMDMRAVYGGFAAALRDLKLWVVNVVNVNAPDTLPIIYERGLFGIYHDWCESFSTYPRTYDLLHADHLFSQLKKRCKIVAVMAEVDRIVRPGGKLIVRDDSATTKEVENLLKSLHWEIRKTIYQNQVGILSAQKTFWRPNATAAPT, from the exons atgcCAACAACAAGAGCTCGTTTGGGCAGAAGACCATCCTCTTCTTCGTATTCATCAACTATTACTACCATAGTGTTTGTGTCATTATGTGTGTTGGGAGTATGGCTTCTAACCTCCACCTCTGTTGTTCCTCCCAAATCCACCTCTCGAACGGCCACGACCGattctacttcttcttcttttacttcCACAATTATGAATGCACACAAGACCATTTCTAACGCTGTAAAACCAACTCCTGTTTTCAAAGACTCACAAGGAGACCTTCCTGATGATGCCCTTAAAACTGGTGATGCTAACCGGCCTCAGGATACTAGCGAAATTGACAAGCTACAGACAGATGTCTCATCAGATATTACAAAGGATTCtggaggtggaggtggaggAGATGCTTTGAATGTGAATGTTGATCAATCATTGCAAGGTAATGAAAATGTAAAACCAGAGATGGAGAAGAAAAATGTGAATCCAGTTGTGGCAGAGAACGCTCAGGGATTGCATGGAACCGAATCTGTTGACGAGCAAGAGAAGCAGAAACAATTGGAGACACAAACGTCTGAAGAAAGTTCCATCACTCACAAGCAAGAAGCTGAGCAAATAACTGCAGCAACAGGAAAAACAACAACCGGAAAAGAAAAGGCTGAAGAGGACGTCTCTTTAGATTCAGGAAATGATGCCCATGGAGTTGCAACAGATAACACCAAGAACTTATTGTCAGATCACGAGCAACAAAAACGACTTGAGCAGCATCAACAACAAGAAGATGACCAAATGCAACAGAAACAGAAACAACCAGAAGAACATACTCAAGGGGTAACCAGTAAAGATCAAATCAAACATGATGAAGCACCTTTACTAAAAGATGTTAAGATTCAAAATGATCACAAGGCTCCCGTAAACTTAACTAATAACCCACCTGTTCTGAAGAATGAAAATAACAAGACCGAAATGATTGTACCAAAAGAGTCTAAAGAATCAAAGAAGGCCTGGTCGACACAAGCTGATCAGTCAGTGAACCAGAAAGAAAGACGAACAGTTGGTAAAAATAACCAAGACAGCAGCGTCCCCGAACAGAATTGGCAGCTATGCGAGGTGGAAGCCCTTGCAGACTACATACCATGTTTAGACAATGAAGACGCAATAAAGAAGCTAAAATCCACAAAACATTATGAACATCGTGAAAGACATTGTCCTCAGGAACCTCCTACCTGTCTCGTCCCCTTGCCTGAGGGATACAAGCCATCAATTGAGTGGCCTACAAGCAGAGATAAG ATATGGTACCATAATGTGCCTCATACATTGTTAGCAGAGGTGAAGGGGCACCAAAACTGGGTGAAGGTTTCTGGTGAATTCCTTACTTTCCCAGGTGGAGGTACTCAGTTTATCCATGGAGCATTGCATTACCTAGATTTTGTACAAGAG GCAGTTCCAGATATAGCATGGGGAAAGCGCACTAGAACAGTATTAGATGTTGGCTGTGGAGTCGCTAGTTTTGGTGGTTATCTTTTCGAGAGAGATGTTCTAGCAATGTCTTTCGCACCTAAAGATGAACATGAGGCACAAGTTCAATTCGCACTGGAAAGGGGAATACCTGCAATATCTGCTGTGATGGGTACTCAGAGATTGCCATTTCCAAGTGGAGTTTTTGACCTTGTGCATTGTGCACGCTGCAGAGTCCCTTGGCATGAGGAAG GTGGTGCTCTTCTCCTGGAACTGAATCGTGTTCTTCGCCCCGGAGGTTACTTTGCCTGGTCTGCAACTCCCGTCTACCAAACTCTGGAAGAAGATGTCGAGATATGGAAGG AAATGTCTAACTTGACGGTGGCCATGTGCTGGGAGCTTATCACAATAAAGAAGGATAAACTAAACTCTGCTGGTGTTGCCATCTACCACAAATCAGACACAAATGAATGCTACGATCAAAGGAAACAAAACAAACCTCCAATGTGTAAACAAGATGATGATCCTAATGCTGCCTG GTATGTCCCCTTCAATTCATGTATGCATAGGGTGCCAAGTAAAGAAACGGAAAGAGGATATCGGTGGCCTGTAGAGTGGCCTGAGCGACTGCAGACACCTCCATACTGGCTAAACCGATCACAAATTGGAATTTATGGAAAGCCAGCACCAGATGACTTCAAAGCAGATTTAGAACATTGGAAACGTTTGATAAGCAAGGTGTATATGAAAGGACTAGGAATTAGCTGGTCAAATGTGAGAAATGCCATGGACATGAGAGCAGTATATGGAGG GTTTGCTGCAGCACTTAGAGATCTCAAACTGTGGGTTGTGAATGTGGTGAATGTCAATGCACCAGATACACTTCCCATAATATATGAACGTGGTCTTTTTGGAATTTATCATGATTGGTGTGAATCATTTAGTACATACCCAAGGACGTACGATCTTCTACATGCTGATCATCTTTTCTCCCAGTTGAAGAAGAG GTGCAAAATTGTTGCTGTAATGGCAGAGGTTGACAGAATAGTTAGACCTGGAGGTAAATTGATTGTCCGTGATGACTCTGCTACAACTAAGGAAGTAGAAAACTTACTCAAGTCTCTGCATTGGGAAATCCGAAAGACCATCTACCAGAACCAAGTCGGAATACTAAGTGCACAGAAGACTTTCTGGCGGCCAAACGCTACTGCTGCACCTACATGA